The sequence below is a genomic window from Hydractinia symbiolongicarpus strain clone_291-10 chromosome 10, HSymV2.1, whole genome shotgun sequence.
CAATCAAACCTGTACATAGCGGACACTCTTTGATGTATCGTTTACGGTACCCCTTATAAAATATCCTCTGTATGACGGACACCAGAACACAGATCCTTTTTCTGTAACCACAGGTGTCTGCTTTTTACAGGTTTGACTGTGTACTGAAGCATAAAgaaattaaagttaaaataacaatttaaacttACATATAAACAATAAGATACAATGATAATTAAAGAGAATTTACAAACGTTTCACTAGCAGCTACAAAGTGTCGAgaagtctttttattttatacgtGGACTAAGAAGCAAGTTAATATGCGAAATATCTCGTATAAATTAACTTGTAAAAAACTGACTGGAGAGATTCTTGCAAATATAAACTAATCGTAGCCAAAGGTTCGGGAAACCATAAGATATCTtaatttcctttattttttaaagcgtAAAATTTCGAAGccatatacatattttttttataaaaattcgttTCTTGAACATCAGACGCCACTATATTTGAATATTAGGctcaaaataacttttttctaaGAATCACAAGGATCAAACTAAAAGATataattcttacaaaaaaactttACCACATCCaaaggaaaacatttaaaaatagaaacaacATAATACAACGTGAAAAAAGTTGATGAAGTCGTCCAGTTGTCGCATTAGCTTTCTTACGTTATATCTTCCCAGCTTCGTGATGGTTcggttttttatttatcaactaAAAGTAGTAAAAGTAAATGCAGTTTTTTTTATCACCGTTGGAAATTTAAGTGGTGCAAATGTTTTTCTCCTTACTTTTAGTCCCGAATGCCTCGCTTTCTTTTCCAGCTcgtttataaatgttaaaaaaaaattctaatctttttaatttattttcatccaTATTGTAGTGGCAGCCTTTTTTTCTCAAAGTATGGTTTATTTTCACAGTTTCTTGCACCATCTAATTAAACCCTCCCACTCCTGTTTATtaggctttttaaaaaatttttccgcTTTGTTTATTTTGACTTCATCGCAGAGTCAGTATCTAtgcgtaaaaaaaaacataatggctGCAaccatatacaaaaatatgagaaTCCCTTGTCATGAGACAAAACTCTGCGAATCTCCTCTAGGTTAAGAAAATATAATACTTACTTAAATTTGTGAGAGCGAACCGACTTGTCAAAGTTTCGACAAACGCTACTACATTTTCTCTTCTTGTCACAATGTTCGAATTAATGTCTGTTCCAGATTGCTCTTCCTCGCTTAGCTGATCGCTGCTAGAACAGGGCGAATAAAAGTCTTCATTAGAAGCATCCAAAGATACCTCACAACTATCCCAGTCTTCGTTTGTTAAACTTTCATCTGTGTCACCGTTGGCACAAGTTCCTTCATCAGAGCAGCCGCATTTCGGACACGATATTTCTTCATCCTGTAAGTGAGGGACAAACAAATGTTGACGACTGCATTTATACCAGACTCTTTTTGTCGTAGCATCTGTGGATCCGAATATAATTTGCGGGGTTATTTCTACTCTCTTAAGCTCAAACTTCTCAACGTAACAACTAGCTTCCAGTCTCATCTTCTCCAGTTGTTCCTCACTCAAAAACGCACTGCTGTTTAAAACCTTGACAGTCTTTTTAAACATCTTGTCGATACCTTTGATGGTTTCGAGATCGGTTGGTATATTACGAAGCTCGCGTTGACATATAATACATTGCAACTTTAAACAAATGCGCTCGAGTAGCACAAGCAGATCTTTTGCTTCTTGGATGGTTAATGCACTTTCCATACCTTTGTTGACTATCTCCTTCACAGCTTCCTGCATTGCCGGCCCGCGACCGTCGAGAGAACCTGCCTCGCGTATATTAGCTCGTAACTGTTCTGCGTATTGCAGTATCGAGACTTGATTATTTACGCGATATGCGTCTAACAATCGACTACATTGCACCATGCGTTCTGCAAGCAACAGCAAATTCGATTTCGTTTCGTTGCGAGCTAAGTACCGTAAATCTAGgtttcttttgaacgaatttatGTCGATACAGTTAGCTATCAGCTGATAatctttattgttttgtttcttaagCAATTTAGGACATGATAAATACAATATGGCTAGGGATTGACATACTGTGTATGCTCTCCTAATCAGTTCGTCCACCATTTTCGCCTCCTTTTCAACTTGAAACGCTTCAACCTTGCGAAAATCTTCCCTTACTCTTGCGATATATGGTTTGTATCTCTTTATGTTAGATATTACTGTATCGCAAACCGGACATTCCTCGTACTTTAGCGGAACAACTGACGTCAGCATACGCGAATCCATAATGCCATCTAATTGGTTCACAGTGAGTAGATTATTACAACATTCCAAACTAATAAACATTGAATTTGGTTTATTAGCAAATAAATCTTCCTGACAAACCTTACAAAACTTTGGGCATTTCTCACCACAAACACCGGTACATGTGTGACCACAATCAAGCGAAAGTGTGCACCTCTCCTCGCACCTTTCAACATTGCACTCTTCAAAACACAGACGGTTACATTGTCTGTGTTCACACGCATTATCGCAAGGCTGTTGACAAAGTTCATACATTTCTCCACATTTACTTATAACTTTGTTATGCGTACACACAAAAGCACACTGTTCCTGACAAGGTGGACATGCTTGGCCACATCTTGACTGACATTCATGTGTACAAGTAAGAACTTTTTCACACGGTTCGTCACATCTAACGTGCAATTTCCCTCTACGACAACCATGACATGTCCCCGAGCATGCATGGCCACACTCTAAAACAGATTCACATTTGATCTGGCATTCagcattttctatttttttactacATTCCACATTTTGCGTATGACCACAACCTAGCTTTTTATCTACCGTGAATTGGCATTCATCTACCGGACTACATTCTTCACCACATTTATTTGAACAATTATGGCCACACTGCATTAATTTTTGACAAGGAGATTGACAAATAACTTCAGTAGGCTCGTCAGAACATTGAGTTTGTTGAGTGTGTCCACATGGAAGCAATTTCTCCACCTTAATCTGACATGGACTGCAGTCATCTCCAAAATGACACTGAAGTTGACACCTGTGGCTGTCTTCTCCACATGTCAATTTCAAGCACTTCTCCTGACAATCGTATTCTTCGTGCTCTTTATCGTAGGGATGACACCACGCTTCACAGACATGCAAGCAGGGGAGTTGAAAGCCACATACCTTTGTACACCCACCCTCTGGAGCATCTTCAAAATCACGCCACCCAAAAGCTTGAATCTTCTTTTCAGGATGATTCTGACAAACTAAATCAAGTCCCTCGCCAAAACAGTCCATGTTTTTCGCATCAGTGATAATCTTTCTCCAGTGGTCACTTTGCTCATAAAGCAAATCGAAATTTCCGATCACATACAGTCCCTTTCTTGCTCTTGAGAGTGCCACACAAATGCGATTTTCCGTTTTGAGAAAACCAATAGTCTGTTTCTCGTTGCTCCTTACCAGGGACAGTAGAATGATATCATTCTCTTCACCCTGAAAGTTGTCAACACTGGTCACTTTTACTCCTTCAAACACAGACCTGGGCATGTAGGTACGCAGCTCTTGAACTTGTGCAGTATAACCTGTAAGGATTGTAATTTGGCTTGGGTCATAATCTTGGTTTAAGAAGTACAAACAAAGCGAGCTTAGGAATTTCGCTTCGTGTGTATTAGCCTTTGAGGTCGTTTTTCTCTCTCGTTTCTCCATTTCAGAGTGATTGATAAAGAACAAGTTTTTATCCAAACCAAGAACATCCTCGTATGTTGAAACACTTTCGTGGTCGGTCAACTCAGGGTATATGTGTCGCAACAAGCGAGATATGCAAGGACGCATTCTATGCTGTACGTTCAATGTTGAACATTTGATTCCGTTGTTTACCATTCTTTCAAATAAAGACAGATCTAAATGATAATCTGAGGCCAGCTCGTGCACCGCTGGACTCGGACGTAACTGCTTGTGATCTCCAATCAGTATGCAGTGTTCTGTTTCTTTGATGACAGAGGCTATGACATGGGCTTCTAGGACCTCCGCAGCCTCTTCAATAACCACAACTTTCGGCTTGATTTTCTGCAGGATGTGACGATAACGACCAGCGCAGGTGGTAGTCATAGCAATAACTTCTTTCGATCTTAATataatttcttcttcttcttctctcaCTTGAGCTGCTTCCTCGCACGCATCTTCATACTGTTGGATTGACAGCTCGATATACTCATCATAGTTTTGCATGAAGATTGATAGCCAGTACTTGTATAACCTAAAATTTGTTAATCAAAAAGTCACACTAAAGTCTCCGTACAAAAGTATAATAGCGGAACAAGAGTTGTACAATGATGGCGTCCAACTGTTACagaggtaaaaaaaacaaaacaaaaaaacaaacaaaaaaaaaacagttctttctaTAAATGATTTGTTGCATAGTATGTCTCGTATCGTTAAAGTATTTGTTCCAGATAAAATCGTTAATTTAACCGCTGTACAACTCTTGCCTAAACAAGCCTGTCGTTTTA
It includes:
- the LOC130612527 gene encoding NFX1-type zinc finger-containing protein 1-like isoform X2; the protein is MVKANISPTDKKLLPKAVPKNKAKKKQDKFGFSSQRHVDMMEQLKLLVGITDHSMFEIKLLALRNNILLYINEDVIPAEQTGMLLEAFSRACLSNDEKILSMLSAFPVSCLTEKQLAFHLLKWTTSQDDRFCAKIALHCLEIFENCLRIYQNSLHSVCFDGLENFIAYLKDSKLQNRMKRLLHTHYKVVCRHSQTNPATNRLPSRKTDKYTCFMQYDDFRRLPTIPTADDILTEGKIALRPIITQGGYPNGEEYLDTQYRLIREDLLSPLREGIQEIIEKKRDKKIRLTVFSGVQVLYPVCTFRGMTYRICFDNSNMYGIPWEQSKKLIFGSLLCFTSDNFKTMIFGTVAHRDPMALRHGVFDVRFSNSKEVHQYTNKKVLSMVECPSFFEAYRHVMECLKEINPYNLPMTRYIVECQTNLKPPKYLLDRPTATYDLRGAFGVFENKYKKVPVLQLKERWEFATELNQSQLDALQHALLNEFVLIQGPPGTGKTFCGLRIAHCLLVNKTAWNPSGDTPMLIVCFTNHALDQFLLGLIAFGHRSIVRVGGRFTEEMEQYSMKSAKQKFRQKCKMQETYKLLQYKRNVTSEAGKQFAEDLQPYLKSVKNYQEAVRRGRIVTFRDIRHCLEERHVEYFAEQDVHCEGLKISIMDIFLDLCKIPLPILRNISRLDTHIESVNDIPEERSYLFRDESKQEDLIDVIGEGNALVERWVIDEDEFRPIETADNVFEFIDDFDEATFVDKDGFKLVSMTKREKESKVRKHINSVEAMDADEAQQVENPWQLNLTDRWRLYKYWLSIFMQNYDEYIELSIQQYEDACEEAAQVREEEEEIILRSKEVIAMTTTCAGRYRHILQKIKPKVVVIEEAAEVLEAHVIASVIKETEHCILIGDHKQLRPSPAVHELASDYHLDLSLFERMVNNGIKCSTLNVQHRMRPCISRLLRHIYPELTDHESVSTYEDVLGLDKNLFFINHSEMEKRERKTTSKANTHEAKFLSSLCLYFLNQDYDPSQITILTGYTAQVQELRTYMPRSVFEGVKVTSVDNFQGEENDIILLSLVRSNEKQTIGFLKTENRICVALSRARKGLYVIGNFDLLYEQSDHWRKIITDAKNMDCFGEGLDLVCQNHPEKKIQAFGWRDFEDAPEGGCTKVCGFQLPCLHVCEAWCHPYDKEHEEYDCQEKCLKLTCGEDSHRCQLQCHFGDDCSPCQIKVEKLLPCGHTQQTQCSDEPTEVICQSPCQKLMQCGHNCSNKCGEECSPVDECQFTVDKKLGCGHTQNVECSKKIENAECQIKCESVLECGHACSGTCHGCRRGKLHVRCDEPCEKVLTCTHECQSRCGQACPPCQEQCAFVCTHNKVISKCGEMYELCQQPCDNACEHRQCNRLCFEECNVERCEERCTLSLDCGHTCTGVCGEKCPKFCKVCQEDLFANKPNSMFISLECCNNLLTVNQLDGIMDSRMLTSVVPLKYEECPVCDTVISNIKRYKPYIARVREDFRKVEAFQVEKEAKMVDELIRRAYTVCQSLAILYLSCPKLLKKQNNKDYQLIANCIDINSFKRNLDLRYLARNETKSNLLLLAERMVQCSRLLDAYRVNNQVSILQYAEQLRANIREAGSLDGRGPAMQEAVKEIVNKGMESALTIQEAKDLLVLLERICLKLQCIICQRELRNIPTDLETIKGIDKMFKKTVKVLNSSAFLSEEQLEKMRLEASCYVEKFELKRVEITPQIIFGSTDATTKRVWYKCSRQHLFVPHLQDEEISCPKCGCSDEGTCANGDTDESLTNEDWDSCEVSLDASNEDFYSPCSSSDQLSEEEQSGTDINSNIVTRRENVVAFVETLTSRFALTNLIDK
- the LOC130612527 gene encoding NFX1-type zinc finger-containing protein 1-like isoform X1, translating into MRKKKADKMVKANISPTDKKLLPKAVPKNKAKKKQDKFGFSSQRHVDMMEQLKLLVGITDHSMFEIKLLALRNNILLYINEDVIPAEQTGMLLEAFSRACLSNDEKILSMLSAFPVSCLTEKQLAFHLLKWTTSQDDRFCAKIALHCLEIFENCLRIYQNSLHSVCFDGLENFIAYLKDSKLQNRMKRLLHTHYKVVCRHSQTNPATNRLPSRKTDKYTCFMQYDDFRRLPTIPTADDILTEGKIALRPIITQGGYPNGEEYLDTQYRLIREDLLSPLREGIQEIIEKKRDKKIRLTVFSGVQVLYPVCTFRGMTYRICFDNSNMYGIPWEQSKKLIFGSLLCFTSDNFKTMIFGTVAHRDPMALRHGVFDVRFSNSKEVHQYTNKKVLSMVECPSFFEAYRHVMECLKEINPYNLPMTRYIVECQTNLKPPKYLLDRPTATYDLRGAFGVFENKYKKVPVLQLKERWEFATELNQSQLDALQHALLNEFVLIQGPPGTGKTFCGLRIAHCLLVNKTAWNPSGDTPMLIVCFTNHALDQFLLGLIAFGHRSIVRVGGRFTEEMEQYSMKSAKQKFRQKCKMQETYKLLQYKRNVTSEAGKQFAEDLQPYLKSVKNYQEAVRRGRIVTFRDIRHCLEERHVEYFAEQDVHCEGLKISIMDIFLDLCKIPLPILRNISRLDTHIESVNDIPEERSYLFRDESKQEDLIDVIGEGNALVERWVIDEDEFRPIETADNVFEFIDDFDEATFVDKDGFKLVSMTKREKESKVRKHINSVEAMDADEAQQVENPWQLNLTDRWRLYKYWLSIFMQNYDEYIELSIQQYEDACEEAAQVREEEEEIILRSKEVIAMTTTCAGRYRHILQKIKPKVVVIEEAAEVLEAHVIASVIKETEHCILIGDHKQLRPSPAVHELASDYHLDLSLFERMVNNGIKCSTLNVQHRMRPCISRLLRHIYPELTDHESVSTYEDVLGLDKNLFFINHSEMEKRERKTTSKANTHEAKFLSSLCLYFLNQDYDPSQITILTGYTAQVQELRTYMPRSVFEGVKVTSVDNFQGEENDIILLSLVRSNEKQTIGFLKTENRICVALSRARKGLYVIGNFDLLYEQSDHWRKIITDAKNMDCFGEGLDLVCQNHPEKKIQAFGWRDFEDAPEGGCTKVCGFQLPCLHVCEAWCHPYDKEHEEYDCQEKCLKLTCGEDSHRCQLQCHFGDDCSPCQIKVEKLLPCGHTQQTQCSDEPTEVICQSPCQKLMQCGHNCSNKCGEECSPVDECQFTVDKKLGCGHTQNVECSKKIENAECQIKCESVLECGHACSGTCHGCRRGKLHVRCDEPCEKVLTCTHECQSRCGQACPPCQEQCAFVCTHNKVISKCGEMYELCQQPCDNACEHRQCNRLCFEECNVERCEERCTLSLDCGHTCTGVCGEKCPKFCKVCQEDLFANKPNSMFISLECCNNLLTVNQLDGIMDSRMLTSVVPLKYEECPVCDTVISNIKRYKPYIARVREDFRKVEAFQVEKEAKMVDELIRRAYTVCQSLAILYLSCPKLLKKQNNKDYQLIANCIDINSFKRNLDLRYLARNETKSNLLLLAERMVQCSRLLDAYRVNNQVSILQYAEQLRANIREAGSLDGRGPAMQEAVKEIVNKGMESALTIQEAKDLLVLLERICLKLQCIICQRELRNIPTDLETIKGIDKMFKKTVKVLNSSAFLSEEQLEKMRLEASCYVEKFELKRVEITPQIIFGSTDATTKRVWYKCSRQHLFVPHLQDEEISCPKCGCSDEGTCANGDTDESLTNEDWDSCEVSLDASNEDFYSPCSSSDQLSEEEQSGTDINSNIVTRRENVVAFVETLTSRFALTNLIDK